In Streptomyces sp. 840.1, one DNA window encodes the following:
- a CDS encoding discoidin domain-containing protein, which produces MPSRTTLAATTAALLALAAPVAFAAPAPRAAAQASAWDTDRAAAAYTANPGAVTASGSENGAAGPGAATDGNGTTRWSSDFADNAWVRVDLGATLRISQVTLDWEAAYGKKYVLEVSKNGTDWTTFYTEDDGTGGSVTAHTYPQEVAGRYVRMRGIQRATAWGYSLYSFKVYGGEPAPASTTRTNLALNHPAYGNLYQDAGSSPGFVTDGGWPADLKGGQSRWSSDWNADRWVSVDLGATSTISSVDLYWEAAYAVDYRIQVSDDNRTWRTVHQPSAAEVAARRADVKSPGDAAGRHDTVDLATPATGRYVRMLGVERRSFYNPAPATAQFGYSLYEFQVWGTGGSASAAYPALPKDPGGAYSTTFFDDFTGSGLDRSKWRVVRTGTEMGPVNGESQAYVDSPDNIRTENGALVLQSKYCKGCTSTPNGTFDFTSGRVDTNTKFDFTYGKVSARMKLPVGDGYWPAFWMLGSNVDDPTVSWPGSGETDIMENIGYGDWTSSALHGPGYSADGNIGKQQTYPNGGRADAWHTYGVEWTAEGMTFTVDDRVVQRTSRQKLESTRGQWVFDHNQYVILNLALGGAYPAGWNKVTQPYWGLPQSSVDRVAQGGIKAEIDWVKVEQKK; this is translated from the coding sequence GTGCCCTCTCGTACGACTCTGGCAGCCACCACCGCCGCCCTGCTCGCCCTCGCCGCACCCGTGGCCTTCGCGGCGCCCGCACCCCGGGCCGCCGCGCAGGCATCGGCCTGGGACACCGACCGGGCGGCCGCCGCCTACACCGCGAATCCCGGGGCCGTCACGGCGTCCGGCTCCGAGAACGGCGCGGCCGGACCCGGTGCCGCCACCGACGGTAACGGCACCACCCGCTGGTCCAGCGACTTCGCCGACAACGCCTGGGTCAGGGTCGACCTCGGAGCCACCCTCCGGATCAGCCAGGTCACCCTGGACTGGGAGGCCGCCTACGGCAAGAAGTACGTCCTGGAGGTGTCGAAGAACGGCACCGACTGGACCACCTTCTACACCGAGGACGACGGCACCGGCGGCAGCGTCACCGCCCACACCTACCCGCAGGAGGTGGCCGGCCGCTACGTCCGGATGCGCGGCATCCAGCGCGCCACCGCCTGGGGCTACTCCCTCTACTCCTTCAAGGTGTACGGGGGAGAGCCCGCCCCCGCCTCCACCACCCGCACCAACCTGGCCCTGAACCACCCCGCGTACGGCAACCTCTACCAGGACGCGGGCAGTTCACCCGGCTTCGTCACCGACGGCGGCTGGCCGGCCGACCTCAAGGGCGGCCAGTCCCGCTGGTCCAGCGACTGGAACGCCGACCGCTGGGTGAGCGTCGACCTCGGCGCCACCTCCACCATCAGCTCCGTCGACCTGTACTGGGAGGCGGCCTACGCCGTCGACTACCGCATCCAGGTCTCCGACGACAACCGCACCTGGCGCACCGTCCACCAGCCCTCCGCCGCCGAGGTCGCCGCCCGCCGCGCCGACGTCAAGTCGCCCGGCGACGCCGCCGGACGCCACGACACCGTCGATCTGGCCACCCCCGCCACCGGCCGCTACGTCCGGATGCTCGGCGTGGAGCGCCGCTCCTTCTACAACCCGGCGCCCGCCACCGCCCAGTTCGGCTACTCGCTCTACGAGTTCCAGGTCTGGGGCACCGGAGGCAGCGCGTCCGCCGCCTACCCGGCCCTGCCCAAGGACCCCGGCGGCGCCTACAGCACCACGTTCTTCGACGACTTCACCGGCTCCGGCCTGGACCGCTCCAAGTGGCGGGTGGTGCGCACGGGCACCGAGATGGGCCCGGTGAACGGCGAGTCGCAGGCCTACGTGGACTCGCCCGACAACATCCGCACCGAGAACGGCGCACTCGTCCTCCAGTCGAAGTACTGCAAGGGCTGCACCTCCACACCCAACGGCACCTTCGACTTCACCTCCGGCCGGGTCGACACCAACACCAAGTTCGACTTCACCTACGGCAAGGTCAGCGCCCGTATGAAGCTGCCGGTCGGGGACGGCTACTGGCCCGCCTTCTGGATGCTCGGCAGCAACGTCGACGACCCGACGGTCTCCTGGCCCGGCTCGGGCGAGACGGACATCATGGAGAACATCGGCTACGGGGACTGGACCAGCTCCGCACTGCACGGCCCCGGCTACTCCGCCGACGGCAACATCGGCAAGCAGCAGACCTATCCCAACGGCGGCCGCGCCGACGCATGGCACACCTACGGCGTCGAGTGGACGGCCGAGGGCATGACGTTCACCGTCGACGACCGGGTCGTCCAGCGGACCTCCCGCCAGAAGCTGGAGTCCACCCGGGGCCAGTGGGTCTTCGACCACAACCAGTACGTGATCCTCAACCTGGCCCTCGGCGGCGCCTACCCGGCCGGCTGGAACAAGGTCACCCAGCCCTACTGGGGCCTGCCTCAGTCCAGCGTCGACCGGGTCGCCCAGGGCGGCATCAAGGCCGAGATCGACTGGGTGAAGGTCGAGCAGAAGAAGTAG
- a CDS encoding GH1 family beta-glucosidase, whose translation MNLVTPQAYAREIAAQAVPGLPADFRWGVATAAYQIEGAAAEDGRTPSIWDTYCGVPGMVVRGENGDVACDHYHRMPEDVSLIADLGVDTYRFSLAWPRIQPGGRGPANAKGLDFYQRLLDELESKGITPWVTLYHWDLPQELEDAGGWPARDTAYRFAEYAALAYDALGDRVKHWTTLNEPWCSAMLGYAYGNQAPGRQNFGEAMHAVHHLLLGHGLASQYLREQAAARGNELELGITLNLGTATPETDSHEDAEACRRADGLGARLYLDPVVKGAYPADIVTDLAVQGIELPVQDGDLAVIATPLDVLGVNFYRGSLFSGVTEQGAVLDADGLPVTRVVERDLPRTAMDWEITPTALTDLLVRLEKDYGLPTVITENGAAFDDTVSADGEIHDADRTTYLADHIAAVAAARAQGADVRGYFAWSLMDNFEWSYGYDKRFGIVRVDYDTQVRTLKDSAKWYRDTIHHTRNA comes from the coding sequence ATGAACCTCGTCACCCCTCAGGCCTACGCCCGCGAGATCGCCGCCCAGGCCGTTCCCGGTCTGCCCGCCGACTTCCGCTGGGGCGTCGCCACAGCCGCCTACCAGATCGAGGGGGCGGCGGCCGAGGACGGCCGGACGCCCTCGATCTGGGACACGTACTGCGGGGTGCCGGGCATGGTCGTCCGCGGCGAGAACGGGGACGTGGCCTGCGACCACTACCACCGGATGCCCGAGGACGTCTCGCTCATCGCCGACCTCGGCGTCGACACCTACCGCTTCTCGCTGGCCTGGCCGCGCATCCAGCCCGGCGGCCGGGGCCCCGCCAACGCCAAGGGCCTCGACTTCTACCAGCGGCTGCTCGACGAGCTGGAGTCCAAGGGCATCACCCCGTGGGTCACCCTCTACCACTGGGACCTGCCGCAGGAGCTGGAGGACGCGGGCGGCTGGCCGGCCCGGGACACCGCCTACCGCTTCGCGGAGTACGCCGCCCTCGCCTACGACGCCCTCGGCGACCGGGTGAAGCACTGGACCACGCTGAACGAGCCCTGGTGCTCGGCGATGCTCGGTTACGCCTACGGCAACCAGGCCCCCGGCCGGCAGAACTTCGGCGAGGCGATGCACGCCGTCCACCACCTGCTGCTGGGCCACGGCCTCGCCTCGCAGTACCTGCGCGAGCAGGCCGCCGCCCGCGGCAACGAACTCGAACTCGGCATCACCCTCAACCTGGGCACCGCCACCCCCGAGACGGACAGCCACGAGGACGCCGAGGCCTGCCGCCGCGCCGACGGACTCGGCGCCCGCCTCTACCTGGACCCGGTCGTCAAGGGCGCCTACCCCGCGGACATCGTCACCGACCTCGCCGTCCAGGGCATCGAACTCCCGGTCCAGGACGGCGACCTCGCGGTCATCGCCACCCCGCTGGACGTCCTCGGTGTGAACTTCTACCGGGGCTCGCTCTTCTCCGGCGTGACCGAACAGGGCGCGGTGCTCGACGCCGACGGCCTGCCCGTCACCCGCGTCGTCGAACGCGACCTGCCCCGTACCGCCATGGACTGGGAGATCACTCCCACCGCCCTCACCGACCTGCTCGTCCGCCTGGAGAAGGACTACGGTCTCCCGACGGTCATCACCGAGAACGGCGCCGCCTTCGACGACACCGTCTCCGCGGACGGCGAGATCCACGACGCCGACCGCACCACCTATCTCGCCGACCACATCGCCGCCGTCGCCGCCGCCCGCGCACAGGGGGCCGACGTCCGGGGGTACTTCGCCTGGTCGCTGATGGACAACTTCGAGTGGTCCTACGGCTACGACAAGCGATTCGGCATCGTCCGCGTCGACTACGACACGCAGGTGCGGACGCTCAAGGACAGCGCCAAGTGGTACCGCGACACCATCCACCACACCCGCAACGCGTAG
- a CDS encoding ABC transporter ATP-binding protein, translated as MSEPVLSISGLNVDYGTGDDAVHALRDIDLTLHRGEVLGLAGESGSGKSTLAYAVTRLLSPPGVITGGEVRYHQRDGQALDLLTLSAPELRAFRWQELSIVFQGAMNSLNPVHTVHSQLTDVLQAHRPEMKRAERTARARELLKLVGISADRLGAYPHQLSGGMRQRVMIAMALALEPEIVIMDEPTTALDVVMQRQILRQLVKLREELGFSVVFITHDISLLIEFSDRIAIMYGGRIVEEAASADIYRDPRHPYSDGLLHSFPALHGPRRELSGIPGSPPHLSAMPAGCAFHPRCAKQVEGCDTHVPVLAVPDGDSSRSVACWLHKEAPAPAVARP; from the coding sequence ATGAGCGAGCCCGTCCTCAGCATCAGCGGCCTCAACGTCGACTACGGGACCGGGGACGACGCCGTGCACGCGCTGCGCGACATCGACCTCACCCTGCACCGCGGCGAGGTGCTCGGCCTCGCGGGCGAGTCCGGCTCCGGCAAGTCCACCCTGGCGTACGCCGTCACCCGGCTGCTCTCCCCGCCCGGCGTCATCACCGGCGGCGAGGTGCGCTACCACCAGCGCGACGGCCAGGCACTCGACCTGCTGACCCTGTCGGCCCCCGAACTGCGGGCCTTCCGCTGGCAGGAGCTGTCGATCGTCTTCCAGGGCGCGATGAACTCCCTCAACCCGGTGCACACGGTCCACAGCCAGCTCACCGACGTACTCCAGGCCCACCGCCCGGAGATGAAGCGGGCGGAGCGCACCGCACGCGCCAGGGAGCTCCTCAAGCTCGTCGGGATCTCCGCCGACCGGCTCGGCGCCTACCCGCACCAGCTCTCCGGCGGAATGCGCCAGCGCGTGATGATCGCGATGGCCCTCGCGCTGGAACCCGAGATCGTCATCATGGACGAGCCCACGACGGCCCTGGACGTCGTCATGCAGCGGCAGATCCTGCGCCAGCTGGTCAAGCTCCGCGAGGAGCTCGGCTTCTCGGTCGTCTTCATCACCCACGACATCTCGCTCCTGATCGAGTTCTCCGACCGGATCGCGATCATGTACGGCGGCCGGATCGTCGAGGAGGCCGCGTCGGCCGACATCTACCGCGACCCCCGCCACCCCTACAGCGACGGACTGCTGCACTCCTTCCCCGCGCTGCACGGCCCCCGGCGCGAACTCAGCGGCATCCCGGGCTCGCCCCCGCACCTGTCCGCGATGCCCGCCGGCTGCGCCTTCCACCCCCGCTGCGCCAAGCAGGTCGAGGGCTGCGACACCCACGTCCCGGTGCTCGCCGTACCGGACGGGGACAGCTCCCGCTCGGTGGCCTGCTGGCTCCACAAGGAAGCCCCGGCCCCCGCAGTCGCCCGCCCGTAG
- a CDS encoding ABC transporter permease, with amino-acid sequence MAVTATEVAVLDAAETPAPTKRKFRFLRGRKTVVGLCILLFFVLIAIIGPWIAPYDPDTMGKELLQPPSGAHWFGTTQTGQDVLSQILVGTRGVLVVGFIAGILATILSVLIGVSAGFLGGTADEVLSLLSNVFLVIPGLPLIIIIASFVSDAGDLLIATVIALTSWAWGARVLRAQTLSLRRRDYVEAARATGESTWRIILFEVMPNLTAVIASGFVGTVIFAILSEITLAFIGVADISNWNWGTVLFWAQSNQALAQGAWWWFVPAGLCIALLGMSLALINFGIDEFVNPRLRTETGGSRKVRMRVGFTPVARATDNAAARGRHHKETRS; translated from the coding sequence ATGGCCGTCACCGCCACCGAAGTCGCCGTACTCGACGCCGCCGAGACCCCGGCGCCCACCAAGCGCAAGTTCCGGTTCCTGCGCGGCCGCAAGACCGTCGTCGGACTCTGCATCCTGCTCTTCTTCGTGCTGATCGCGATCATCGGCCCGTGGATCGCCCCCTACGACCCCGACACCATGGGCAAGGAACTGCTCCAGCCGCCCTCCGGGGCGCACTGGTTCGGCACCACACAGACCGGTCAGGACGTGCTCTCACAGATCCTCGTCGGCACCCGGGGCGTCCTCGTCGTCGGGTTCATCGCCGGCATCCTCGCCACGATCCTGTCCGTGCTGATCGGCGTCAGCGCCGGCTTCCTCGGCGGCACCGCCGACGAGGTGCTCTCGCTGCTCTCCAACGTCTTCCTCGTCATCCCCGGACTGCCGCTGATCATCATCATCGCCAGCTTCGTCTCCGACGCGGGCGACCTGCTCATCGCGACCGTCATCGCCCTGACCTCCTGGGCCTGGGGAGCACGGGTGCTGCGCGCCCAGACGCTCTCGCTGCGCCGCCGGGACTACGTCGAGGCGGCCCGCGCCACCGGCGAGTCGACCTGGCGCATCATCCTCTTCGAGGTGATGCCCAACCTGACCGCCGTCATCGCCTCCGGCTTCGTCGGCACGGTCATCTTCGCGATCCTCTCCGAGATCACCCTCGCCTTCATCGGCGTCGCCGACATCTCCAACTGGAACTGGGGGACCGTCCTGTTCTGGGCCCAGTCCAACCAGGCCCTGGCCCAGGGCGCGTGGTGGTGGTTCGTGCCGGCCGGGCTCTGCATCGCCCTGCTCGGCATGTCCCTCGCCCTCATCAACTTCGGCATCGACGAATTCGTCAACCCGCGCCTGCGCACCGAGACCGGTGGCTCCCGCAAGGTCCGGATGCGGGTCGGCTTCACCCCCGTGGCCCGCGCCACGGACAACGCCGCGGCGCGCGGCAGGCACCACAAGGAGACCCGCTCATGA
- a CDS encoding ABC transporter permease, translated as MKYLLQRLAFYLVTAWAAITINFLIPRLMPGDPVQALIARFQGQLDTSAIASLKALFGLDKHQSIWEQYTDYWGHLLDGDLGLSFTFFPTPVSEVIAQSLPWTLALVGITTLISFVLGTGIGVFTGWRRGSWMDSLLPVTTFISAIPYFWLGLIAISLFAVKWPLFPAAGGYDNSLVPAFDWPFISSALYHGALPGLTIVLSAVAGWILGMRNMMVTVSSEDYVMVAQAKGLSERRVMFGYAARNAILPNISGFALSLGFIVGGTLLVEMVFSYPGIGYQLFQGVGAKDYPLMQGVFLIITLSVLAANLLADVLYMILDPRTRREA; from the coding sequence GTGAAGTACCTGCTGCAGAGGCTCGCCTTCTACCTGGTCACCGCGTGGGCCGCGATCACCATCAACTTCCTCATCCCGCGCCTGATGCCCGGCGACCCGGTGCAGGCGCTCATCGCCCGCTTCCAGGGACAGCTGGACACCAGCGCCATCGCCTCCCTCAAGGCGCTCTTCGGCCTGGACAAGCACCAGTCGATCTGGGAGCAGTACACCGACTACTGGGGCCACCTGCTCGACGGCGACCTCGGCCTGTCGTTCACCTTCTTCCCGACGCCGGTGAGCGAGGTGATCGCCCAGTCGCTGCCGTGGACGCTGGCCCTCGTCGGCATCACGACGCTGATCAGCTTCGTGCTCGGCACCGGGATCGGCGTCTTCACCGGCTGGCGGCGCGGCTCCTGGATGGACAGCCTGCTGCCCGTCACCACCTTCATCTCGGCGATCCCGTACTTCTGGCTCGGCCTGATCGCCATCTCGCTGTTCGCCGTGAAGTGGCCGCTCTTCCCGGCCGCCGGAGGCTACGACAACTCGCTGGTCCCCGCCTTCGACTGGCCGTTCATCTCCAGCGCGCTCTACCACGGGGCACTGCCCGGCCTCACCATCGTGCTCAGCGCGGTGGCGGGCTGGATCCTCGGCATGCGCAACATGATGGTGACGGTCTCCTCCGAGGACTACGTCATGGTCGCCCAGGCCAAGGGACTCTCCGAGCGCCGGGTGATGTTCGGGTACGCCGCCCGCAACGCGATCCTGCCCAACATCTCCGGCTTCGCGCTCTCGCTCGGCTTCATCGTCGGCGGCACCCTGCTGGTGGAGATGGTCTTCTCCTACCCGGGCATCGGCTACCAGCTCTTCCAGGGCGTGGGCGCCAAGGACTACCCCCTGATGCAGGGCGTCTTCCTCATCATCACGCTCTCCGTCCTGGCCGCGAACCTCCTCGCCGACGTCCTCTACATGATCCTCGACCCCCGTACCCGAAGGGAGGCGTAG
- a CDS encoding ABC transporter ATP-binding protein, protein MSEQSEKNHVVLEARGVTKHFAVRRTGRDLLAGKRRTVHAVDDVSLKLRRGTVTALVGESGSGKSTVARVLAQLYPLTEGEIHLDGQPAKAGRGRSFRSYVRRVQLIFQDPFASLNPVHTVRYHLTRSLKIHGRAGNGEAELEQNLTALLNRVQLTPPHQYLDKFPHELSGGQRQRVAIARALGADPQVLLADEPVSMLDVSIRLGVLNLLKDLKDRMHLAILYITHDIASARYFADSTLVMYAGRIVEGGDSETVTQRPAHPYTQLLIASAPDPDRVVAEEEQEETGSGEPPSLIEPPAGCRFHPRCPKAMERCRTELPPRFDLADGQWAACWLYADGAGRAADHEKEAAK, encoded by the coding sequence ATGTCTGAACAGTCCGAAAAGAACCACGTCGTGCTCGAAGCACGCGGAGTCACCAAGCACTTCGCCGTACGGCGCACCGGCCGCGATCTCCTCGCGGGCAAGCGCCGTACCGTCCACGCCGTCGACGACGTCTCGCTGAAACTGCGGCGCGGCACCGTCACGGCACTGGTGGGGGAGTCGGGCTCCGGGAAGTCCACCGTCGCCAGAGTGCTCGCCCAGCTGTATCCGCTCACCGAGGGCGAGATCCACCTGGACGGGCAGCCGGCGAAGGCCGGACGTGGCCGGTCCTTCCGCAGTTACGTACGCCGGGTCCAGCTCATCTTCCAGGACCCGTTCGCCTCGCTGAACCCGGTGCACACCGTGCGCTACCACCTCACCCGGTCGCTGAAGATCCACGGCCGGGCGGGGAACGGCGAGGCGGAACTGGAACAGAACCTGACCGCTCTGCTGAACCGCGTCCAGCTGACTCCTCCTCATCAGTACCTGGACAAGTTCCCGCACGAGCTGTCGGGAGGTCAGCGCCAGCGCGTGGCCATCGCCCGCGCGCTCGGCGCCGACCCCCAGGTCCTCCTCGCGGACGAGCCCGTCTCGATGCTGGACGTCTCCATCCGGCTCGGGGTCCTCAACCTGCTCAAGGACCTCAAGGACCGCATGCACCTCGCGATCCTCTACATCACCCACGACATCGCCTCCGCCCGCTACTTCGCGGACTCCACGCTGGTGATGTACGCGGGCCGGATCGTGGAGGGCGGTGACAGCGAGACCGTCACCCAGCGCCCCGCACACCCCTACACCCAGCTGCTGATCGCCTCGGCACCCGACCCGGACCGGGTCGTCGCCGAGGAGGAGCAGGAGGAGACCGGCAGCGGCGAGCCCCCCTCGCTCATCGAGCCACCGGCCGGCTGCCGCTTCCACCCCCGCTGCCCCAAGGCGATGGAGCGCTGCCGCACCGAGCTGCCGCCCCGCTTCGACCTGGCCGACGGCCAGTGGGCGGCCTGCTGGCTGTACGCGGACGGCGCCGGCCGCGCCGCCGACCACGAGAAGGAGGCCGCGAAGTGA
- a CDS encoding ABC transporter substrate-binding protein, producing MSARRHTLRAVALATAVVALAAGCSSANSNANKGGGAASGVLNIGKPDGPQTNNSNPFLNTSAGATLGYRYMIYEPLAMVRQIRPAEKADPWLATEWKWDLNFTKVTFTLDDKAKWADGKPLTADDVAFTFNLLKKHPALNQDGIAWGGVKVEGKKVVLTFDDSQYVNQNKIIQQFIVPKHIWEGVKDPETWPNRTPVGSGPYKLKTFTPQTTTLTATPTYWKGATKVKELRYSTYNDNSAATTALASGKLEWSFVFMPNYKQLYISKDPKNHKLWFPSGLGIHGLWFNTARKPFDNPALRKAMAMVVDRNAIYTQAEATLYPEITNPTGIPLPAGKSFISPEYKNATTKPDVEGAKKVLEKAGFTLSGGVLKDPGGKAVKLTFTDPAGWNDYITGLAIIKDNIKQLGIDAKVKTQTAEAWGADVANGNFDATLHWTNSGATPYDMYQNIMDGALLQPIGKPSQQGNFGRFKSTEATEALKDFANATSDTTRITAMNTLQKIMVEQAPMIPTAAAPIGAEYSTKNWVGWPTEANPYADPQHTQRSALQIVLKLKPAK from the coding sequence ATGTCCGCACGCCGTCACACGCTCAGAGCGGTCGCGCTCGCCACCGCGGTGGTCGCGCTCGCCGCCGGATGCTCGTCAGCCAACTCGAACGCCAACAAGGGCGGCGGCGCCGCGTCGGGCGTCCTGAACATCGGCAAGCCGGACGGGCCGCAGACGAACAACAGCAACCCGTTCCTGAACACCTCGGCGGGCGCCACCCTCGGCTACCGGTACATGATCTACGAGCCGCTCGCGATGGTCAGGCAGATCCGGCCCGCCGAAAAGGCCGACCCGTGGCTGGCGACCGAGTGGAAGTGGGACCTCAACTTCACCAAGGTCACCTTCACCCTCGACGACAAGGCCAAGTGGGCCGACGGCAAGCCGCTGACCGCCGACGACGTCGCGTTCACCTTCAACCTCCTGAAGAAGCACCCGGCGCTCAACCAGGACGGCATCGCGTGGGGCGGGGTGAAGGTCGAGGGCAAGAAGGTCGTGCTGACCTTCGACGACTCGCAGTACGTCAACCAGAACAAGATCATCCAGCAGTTCATCGTGCCCAAGCACATCTGGGAAGGCGTCAAGGACCCGGAGACCTGGCCCAACCGCACACCCGTCGGCTCGGGCCCGTACAAGCTCAAGACGTTCACGCCGCAGACCACCACCCTGACCGCCACGCCCACCTACTGGAAGGGTGCGACGAAGGTCAAGGAGCTGCGCTACAGCACCTACAACGACAACAGCGCCGCCACCACCGCGCTGGCCAGCGGCAAGCTGGAGTGGTCGTTCGTCTTCATGCCGAACTACAAGCAGCTGTACATCTCCAAGGACCCCAAGAACCACAAGCTGTGGTTCCCGTCCGGGCTCGGCATCCACGGACTGTGGTTCAACACCGCCCGCAAGCCGTTCGACAACCCGGCGCTGCGCAAGGCCATGGCGATGGTCGTCGACCGCAACGCGATCTACACCCAGGCCGAGGCGACCCTCTACCCGGAGATCACCAACCCGACCGGCATCCCGTTGCCCGCCGGCAAGTCCTTCATCTCTCCCGAGTACAAGAACGCCACCACGAAGCCCGACGTCGAGGGCGCCAAGAAGGTCCTGGAGAAGGCCGGCTTCACGCTCAGCGGCGGCGTACTGAAGGACCCGGGTGGCAAGGCCGTGAAGCTCACCTTCACCGACCCGGCCGGCTGGAACGACTACATCACCGGCCTCGCGATCATCAAGGACAACATCAAGCAGCTCGGCATCGACGCCAAGGTCAAGACGCAGACCGCCGAGGCCTGGGGCGCGGACGTCGCCAACGGCAACTTCGACGCGACCCTGCACTGGACCAACAGCGGCGCCACCCCGTACGACATGTACCAGAACATCATGGACGGCGCGCTGCTCCAGCCCATCGGCAAGCCCTCCCAGCAGGGCAACTTCGGCCGCTTCAAGAGCACCGAGGCCACCGAGGCGCTCAAGGACTTCGCCAACGCCACCAGCGACACCACCCGCATCACCGCGATGAACACCCTGCAGAAGATCATGGTCGAGCAGGCGCCGATGATCCCGACGGCGGCCGCGCCCATCGGGGCGGAGTACTCCACCAAGAACTGGGTGGGCTGGCCCACCGAGGCCAACCCGTACGCCGATCCGCAGCACACCCAGCGCTCGGCGCTGCAGATCGTGCTGAAGCTCAAGCCCGCCAAGTAG
- a CDS encoding LacI family DNA-binding transcriptional regulator: MRVTIADVAREAGVSKTTVSRVINTKGEVDGSTAARVREVIAQLGYVPSSGAVGLARGNSRTVGMLVPSLTWPWMGEVLQGVVDTVEAADYGLLLFTCNRGAESVKRFTSQVSARAFDGLVVVEPENTLGHLTALHHAGLPIVLIDDRGHHPEFPSVVTTNYEGGASAARHLRAAGRTRPLVVTGPHDFGCVRDRLAGFVSVLPTDLVVRGDFTEICGRLAVEELLASGVEFDSVFAHNDITAAGVLRALRAAGRSVPGDIAVVGFDDIPMAEHTEPPLTTVRQPTRQMGETAARMLLSHLGGTAVPDAPLVLPTELVVRHSAP; this comes from the coding sequence ATGCGTGTCACCATCGCTGATGTCGCCCGCGAGGCCGGCGTCAGCAAGACGACCGTGTCCCGGGTCATCAACACCAAGGGCGAAGTGGACGGCTCAACGGCCGCCCGTGTTCGTGAAGTGATCGCACAGCTCGGTTACGTGCCCAGCTCGGGCGCCGTCGGCCTGGCCCGCGGCAACAGCCGCACGGTCGGCATGCTGGTGCCCTCGCTCACCTGGCCGTGGATGGGCGAGGTGCTTCAGGGCGTCGTCGACACCGTCGAGGCCGCCGACTACGGGCTGCTGCTGTTCACCTGCAACCGGGGGGCCGAGTCCGTAAAGCGCTTCACCAGCCAGGTGTCCGCGCGGGCCTTCGACGGGCTGGTGGTGGTCGAACCCGAGAACACCCTCGGCCACCTCACCGCACTGCACCACGCAGGACTGCCGATCGTGCTGATCGACGATCGCGGACACCACCCCGAGTTCCCCTCCGTCGTGACCACCAATTACGAAGGAGGCGCGTCGGCCGCCCGTCATCTGCGGGCTGCCGGGCGCACCAGACCCCTGGTCGTCACGGGACCCCACGACTTCGGCTGCGTACGCGACCGGCTCGCGGGATTCGTCTCCGTGCTGCCCACCGACCTCGTCGTCCGAGGAGACTTCACCGAGATCTGCGGCCGGCTCGCCGTGGAGGAACTCCTCGCCTCCGGGGTGGAGTTCGACTCGGTCTTCGCACACAACGACATCACCGCGGCAGGCGTGCTGCGGGCGCTGCGCGCCGCCGGACGCTCCGTTCCCGGCGACATCGCGGTGGTCGGCTTCGACGACATCCCGATGGCCGAGCACACCGAACCGCCACTGACCACCGTGCGCCAGCCCACCCGGCAGATGGGTGAGACGGCCGCACGGATGCTGCTCTCCCACCTCGGCGGCACGGCCGTACCCGACGCACCCCTCGTGCTGCCCACCGAACTGGTCGTGCGCCACTCGGCGCCCTAG